Part of the Flavobacterium sp. MDT1-60 genome, CATTTTCTTAAAAACATTATAGAAACTATTGGAAGTTTTGATTTTTATCTTGTTCTGGTATTTATGCCCTTTATGGCTGTTTATACCTTCGGATTTATTAAATTTTCAAAAGATAAACAGGAAAAGAAATGGATCACTTTTTTATGGTTTTTGGTTTATGTATTAATGCTTTCCTGGATGGTGGCTATTCTGACAGGCTTGCTTTTTGAATATGATCTTTCGTATGTTATGCAGATTCTGGCATTGTTTGCTACATTTTTAATTCATTGCACAGCTTATTATGGCGTGTTTAGATACAGGCTGGCCGACAATAAAGCAGGAATAGAAGAACTGCTAAATAAAAAGACTTTGTCAGAAGATGAAATATCTGTCGAAGAAGTAATCCTTAAAAAAGGAAATGATGCAAATGGTTTAGATCTCTTTACAAAAGAAAACCCTTATTTTAAGAGGCTGGAAATACTTTGCGAAGAGCATCAAATTTATAAAAACAGCAATCTAAACAGAGAAAAAGTAGCAGAACAGCTAGGAATAAGTGCAGGATATGTTTCGCAACTGATTAATGTGATTACGGGAGATAACTTTGCCAATTATATAAATAACTATCGGGTCGAAGCCGTGAAAGAAATGATTCTAGATTCAGACTATGAAAACTACAGCTTACTGGCAATAGGATTAGAATCTGGATTCACTTCGAAGACAACATTTCACAATGCCTTCAAAAAATCTACAGGTATGACACCAAACAGTTTTCGGAATACCAATAAATAAGTTCGGATTTCTCCAGTCTTAAGATATTTGGACTTTATCGGTTTTTATTTCATTTAGGTTTGCCATCATAATCAACTTAATCATTGCAATATATATGAAATTAAATCGACTCATTTTTACGACTGCGATTTTGTCTGCAGTCTCGGTTCAAGCACAAACTACCGAAAAAAAGAACCAGCTGGAATTTTCGACAGGCTATAATTTTGGCTATTTGAAAAACCTCGAGTTTGCGCCAGTGTCAATGTATGAGTATGAAGGCTCGGTGTATAAATTAAATTACACACATACTAGTAAAAAAGAAAATCTATTTGAAATTAAGATTGATTATCTTTCATCTGAACTAAAAACCGATAAACTTTCCAATCTCAACAATGATTTTGCGAAAGTCGGGTTGGGTTTTTCTTATCTCAAAAAGATTTATGATAAAGATCGATTTGTTATATATGGAGGACTTCAATCACAGACCAATACTTCTATTTATAGCAATCCAAACACTTCTTCTTTTAATAATGAGGATTATTATACGCTACATCAGGAATTTGGAATAACGGGTAGATTTAGATACCAATCTAGTGAAAAACAATATTTATCATCAAAATTAACTCTTCCTGTAGCGTTACTTAGAGTTACCAACACAGAAGGTAAGTTTTATACCATAGACAACTATCAAAGTGTTTTATGGGAATTGGAGTATGGTTATAAGCTTTCTAATCATTTTGATGTAAAAGCAGGCTATAATTTTAATTATGCGAGGCTTCAGGTGCCAAGTGCATACAGAGAACTGCAGCATCAATTAAATCTGGGTATTAACTATAAATTTTAATTATGAAACAAATCAAATCTTTGGGATGCTTTTTTGCAATTATCTTTATGGTTTTATTTACCTCCTGTGCAGACATGCTTATGGGTGATGAAGGAAAATACGATGAAGACATCTATTTAAATTACAAGACAAAAACAGTATTAGAATTGCCTTTTGAAGGCGACTGGTATATAGTCGCAGGAGGGAAATCTCTGGAATTAAATCATCATTTTATGCCTAACCGGCACCAGAGATATGCACTGGACATTGTTCATATAATAAACAGAAGAGCGAATACAGGAGACGGAACTAAAAATGAAGATTATTATTGTTTTGGGAAACGTTTGAATGCGCCTGGAGACGGAAAGATAATAGCGATGGAAAACGCAATTGAGGATAATGTTCCCGGAATTAAAAACGGTAAGCAATCGTTAGGTAATTATATTATTATTGATCATTTGAATGGGGAGTTTTCCTTTATGCTTCATTTAAAAAAGAATTCTATAATAGTAGCGGTCGGAGATACGGTACAGAGAGGTCAGCAGGTTGGTCTGGCTGGAAACAGCGGTTATTCTACAGGGCCACATCTGCATTATCATCTGCAGACAACTTCATCTCTTACAACTGGTGTTGGTCTCCCTATGCAATTTCAAAACTACTATGCCGACGATGTTTTTACAGAGAGAGGAGAGCCAATTACTTCTCAGATAGTGAGGAAAAATTAAAAAATGATAATTTTCAATCTTTTGGTATATTAACCAAATTGACAACCACTGCCCCAAATTAAGATCTTCTAATCTTTGAAAAAAATTATAGAAATTCGTCCAGTCAAGGCATTGAAACTAGATATTTTTTTAAAGACAATTTTAAAATGGTTCGAGAATTGTTCCTATAGATCCCCGACAGGACATCTAAACCAAATTTGTAAAGCCAATGAAAGACAGCCTCTACGTCCAGTACGCCAATCTCTTCAAATCGTCCATAAATTTTTTAGAAATTTGTCCTGTTCCTGTCACCACAGTCAAATGGTGCCAATTGAAGACAATTGGTGCCATTTTTTTATTTATACTATTAAATAAAATACTTTCGAATCATTTGTTTTTTTATAATTTCTATAACAACAAAAAACAAATGCAAAAGAGCATATTTTTATACGAAAAACAAGATGATTTCAAGATTATCGCTCTATAAGTTAACAGGATTTGAACACCTTGAATGACATAAAATAAAGATTAACATTTTCCTAAATTATACTAAACTAATTTTCGACGGCTAATTATAAAATATAATTTAGAAATTGGCGTATAATCTCATTAACCGCTCTTTTATTTTCATTTTTTAATTGCTGCTCAACATCTGCCAAAAATTGGTTTATTCCTCAAATCAGAATCTTAAAAAATTGTTTAAGTTTTTTTATACAATTAATGAATAACTTTAGTTAATCATTTCTTAATCCGTTAAGAAAATCATTTACATTACTATAAATTCGCTTTGCTATTTCGTGTGAAATTAGCTATGTTTTGAAGAGTAACTAAATACCATAATATTCAAAAGCAAATCCTAAAAATAACTTTTATCTTAAAAAAATTGATTTATACAACACTTTTAAATATTGCGATTTTTCAAGGAATCGTCTTAGGCTTAATTATTTTAAAGTCTTCTATATTCAATAGTAATTCAAATAAATATCTAGCCTACTTACTATTTACACTTTCAATTATTTTACTAAATCATGTTTTTGAGATTGAAGATGTGCTTACCGCCCATCCTTTTCTACACTTTATTGATAACATCGAGTGGATATTTCTATTACCGCCATTTCTATTCCTATTTATTATAAACCGGATTGATAAAATTGCAAAAAGCAAGCAAAAAATCTATTTGTATTTCACTCCATTTGCTTTTTCTGCCATCCTTAATATTGCCCGTGACCTTGATCATGTTGCAGGAATTTATACTATTCCTGAGTCAAACATCTATATATTCAAAATACTTGGTCTAATTCATCTTATCCTAGCAGTTACATTTATTCCATTTCTTCTTTGTTATTCTTATTTTTTGATAAGACATTTAAAAGATCCTCAGGAAAAAAAATGGATCATTACCTTACTAACAATCATTTCTTCATCGATATTTGCTTTTCTTATTATCTATCTAACCAGCTTATTTATTCAATTTGACCTTTCTGCCACTATGAGCATTTTGGCTTTAGCTGCAACATTCATAATTCACTGGACGTCTTATATGGGTATATACAAATACAAACTTGCCAAAAACAAAGCGGCTGTCTATAATTTTATAAACCAGGATTTAACTATTTCATATAGTAATACTCAAATGTTAGAAGATGTAAGAGTCGAAGAATATAGAGAATCTATCACAGCAGATAATGCTTATTTCCAAAAACTGGAACTTCTTTTTAAAGAACAGCACATTTATACTGACAGTACATTAAACAGAGAAAAAGTTGCTGAAAAACTGGGAATAAGTGCAGGATATGTTTCACTAATTGTAAACACAATAACAGAAGACAACTTTGCCAACTACATTAATCAATATCGGGTTGAAGCTGTAAAAGAGATGATCTCCAATTCTGATTATGATAATTATAATTTGCTGGCAATGGGGCTGGAATCCGGTTTTACTTCAAAAGCAACTTTTTACAAAGCCTTTAAAAAACATACAGGCCAGACACCTAATGAGTTTAAAAATACCAGTAAATAAGTATTAATTTATCCATTTTTAAGCTTTTGAGACCTTTTGTAATTTTTCTTATCTGAATTTTGGACTTAAATAATTCAAATTAATTTTTATGAAAAAAAACTTTTTACTACTGATCATTTTGTCTGCCTTTTATTCTGTCAATGCTCAAAATGGAACTGATCCTTATCAGAAAAATAATGAAATTAAATTAAATGCACTTGCACCTTTATGGCAATCTTTTCAGGTTGGTTACGAAAGACATTTAAATCATAATTCGTCATTAGGGCTTTCTTTTTATTATGTGTTTGACAATAAAAAGAATGAAAAAGATTTAAATTATTCAATATCTCCGTATTACAGAAGATATTTTGGTAAAAAATACGCATCAGGCTGGTTTGTTGAAGGATTTGGAATGCTGGCTTCAACAGATGGCAAAAAAATATACACTTCAGAAGATCATTCAATATATACCGAGAATCCCGACGTTATTAATTTTGCTCTCGGTGCAGGCGGAGGCTGGAAATGGGTCAGTAAAAGCGGATTTCTTTTTGAAGCAAATGTTGGTTATGGCGGTATATTAATCAATGCAGATAAAACAGATCATACTATTGTTGCAAAATTTGGAATAACTGCAGGCTATAGATTTTAATAAAACTTATAATTCAATCTAAAAAAATACGTCAAATTGTTGCGACAACTTTATTAAAATCATTCATAAATTGGTTAGATATTTGAATGCTTCCCGCCACAAAGTAAAAAGCTTCAGAGAAATCTGGAGCTTTTTTTGCTTTTAACTATCTTAGAACCCACTTTGTCGAGATCTCGTGTCTTGTCCTGAAATATCGATACACAAAAAGTATCATTATGGAAAAAGATCAAGAATTACGTTATGTGAAGCGTACACAAAAAGATTACAGTATGTCTTTTAAGTTTCAAATTGTTCAAGAAATAGAACAAGGAAGAACCTCAATTTCTCAGGTTAGAAAAGATTATGCTATTCAATCCCGTTCTACAATCGTCCAACGGCTTCGAAAATTTGGTAACTTTGATTGGGATAATCAAACTCCTTCTGTTATGCAAAAATCTCCTGAACAAAAAATAATGGAACTGGAAGCAAAAGTGAAGTTATTAGAAAAACAAAAAGCATTTTTAGAACAGCAGGCTTATGTTGCTGATAAAAAATCAAATTTTAAGGATTAACAGTAATTTTATCCAATAGAATAAAAAAAGGCAGATGCCTGAGCAGATGCCTTTATAAACTAACTGTTATAGTATGATTATGCTATGACTACGTTTACTGCGTTTGGACCTTTACGGCCTTCTTCTACGTCATATCGTACTTCATCGTTTTGACGAATGTTTTCTGATAGACCTGAAGCATGAACAAAAACTTCGTCCCCTCCATTATTTGGAGTTATGAATCCGAAACCTTTTTCTTCATTGAAAAATTTTACTGTACCTTCTTGCATTTTAATGTATTTAATTGCTCAAAGGTAGCTTTATTAAATGAGAACTAGCTGAATTTGAGTTTTTTATTTTATTTTAATAATTAATATGCTTATGCGATGGGGGTTACTTCAATAATCTATCCTTCTTATTATAATACAACGGTGAGCTTGTCATGGTACAATCACTGCAATGGGAGAAAAAGATAATGGAGCTGAATTTATAGTAACTCTTCCCATAAAACAAACATCTGATACTATTTAATACCTGACTGAGAGCAGCTAAATCTATACCGGTGTCGCCACTACCTAAATCATTTTTCCAGGGAACTCATTCGAACAATTAAAAATTATAGCATTCATTTTAAACAAGTTAAAATGCAAAAATTAGGTTTAAAAGTTTAAAAAAATTGCTGCTTCGATTTTGTGGTAAAATCGTGGCACATGGTGTTTTTGAAAACCAGAAATTTAGCAAAATCAAGGGTTAACGGATTTAGGTTCGAATATATTAAAAAATCCACCATCATAATTTCAAATATTTTAGTAAAAATAAAACGCGATTATATTTCTGTTTTTATAGCAGTATTTACTCAATCCATATATTTCCGATAGAATAGGTTTTTGCTCTTCCACTTATCGTAACCCGTTCACCTCTGTCTTCGCAAAAAAGCTCACCGAGCCGCTCAGATACCTGAAGGGTATAGAGCTCTTTTTTGCTTAGTCTTGCTGCCCATAAAGGAATTAAGGAGCAGTGTGCAGAACCAGTGACCGGATCTTCCAGAATAGATGCCTGAGGTGTAAAAAATCTGGAAACAAAATCACAGTTATCTCCTTTTTCGGTAACAATTACACCGCCTGGATCAAGATTTATCTGATCAAAAATCTGCCTGTCTATAGTCATATTTCTAATTTGAGATTCGTTATCATAAACTAAAACATAATCCCGAGACTTAAATACTTCTTTTGGTTTAATACTTATCGCATTTTCAATCACTGCCGGAAGATTTGCCTTTAATGACATTCTTGAAGGGAAATCCATTTTATAGAGACCGTTTTCTACTTCAACAGTCAGGTCTCCGCTTAAGGTTTCAAAAACAATTTTATCACTTTTATGACCGAGGATTTGTTTTAAGCAGTGTGCAGTGGCTAAGGTCGCATGACCGCAAAGATCCATTTCGATTTCTGGTGTAAACCAGCGTAAATGTATTTTCCCGCCTTTATCTACAAAGAAAGCCGTTTCGGCAACAGCATTTTCATTTGCTATCTTCAACAACATTTCGTTGCTTAACCACTCTTCAAGAGGTACGACACAGGCTTGATTGCCCCCGAATATTTTATCTGTAAAAGCATCAATTTGATAGAGATTAAGTTTCATATGTATTTTTTTTATGGCTATAAAATGATTTCCAATAGTAGTAAATTATCTATTAAGTGTTTCTAAATGTCTATTGATTTTTGAGATTTTTTTTCATCATAATATCAGTTTGTTCATCTGTTCCCAAGACAAAAATATGTTTATCAAATTCTACAAAACCATTCTTCTTATAGAAACTGATTGCTCTGTGATTCTCTTCCCAAACGCCAAGCCATACAAAATTTAATTTATTAGTCTCAGCAATTTGGATCGCATGATCGTATAAAAACTGACCTGCGCTTTTACCATGATATTCTTTCAGTACATATATCCTTTCAATCTCAAGTCCTTCATTGTCCTGCAGTTCTGTTTGCGACTGTCCACTGTTTGTTTTAAGATATCCCACAACAACATTATCAATTGCTGCAAAATAAAACTCGGAATTCTCTTCGCTTATTTCTTTAGAAAGTTTTTCAACCGAAAAGCCTTCTTCTAAATATTTAGTCATATTCTCCTCTGTATTACTTTCAGAGAAGGTTTCAAAAAATGTTTTTCGGCCAATTTCCTGCAATTGAACGATATCATTTATACTTACTTTCTTAATTTGAAAATTTTCCATTTGTTCCTTTTTTAATTATTAAACTAGACTTTCCATTCATAATTCAGCCAATCTTTGTTTTCACTTGCTCCCAGCCTTTCATAAAACTTTTTACCTGCATAATTCCAGGGTGCAACAGTCCATTTTATCTGCGCACAATTATTTAACTTAGCCTCTACATGCAAGGCATTCATTAACTGCTCTCCTATCTTTTGTCCTCTATACGCTGCATCAACATACAATTCCTTGAGGTAAATAGAAGGCCTGTTTACAGTAGTATAAGGCAGGTAATAGTAAACCAACATACCGGCAATTTGTCCATTATCATCTGCCACAAAAGAATAAAAATCCGCAGGACTTTTTCTGAATCCACTTTCTTTTACTATCTCCGGAGTAATCGCAAAAACATCAATGTATTTTTCAAATACAGCCAGTTCTTTCATCAATACCCACATTTTTTCACTGTCTGCCTCAAAGGCTTTACGAATTTTTATTTCTGTTTGGTTCATGTATTTATGATGTTATATGATTAAATATCTTCTACCAGCTTTTTGACCGGAATATCGATTTCAGACCATAACGTTGCAATTAAAATCAGGGTTCCGCCCAGAATTAATTTCCATGTCAAAGGTTCATCCAATATAATAAATGCAGCAAATGCTCCAAATACAGGTTCAAAAAGATAAATTATAGCCACTTTTTCGGCCGATAAATAGTTTTGTGAAATCATGGACACAGCGTACATATAAGCCGTAGAAAAGACGGCGCAGTACATAATAGCAGTCCAGAAGTTAGGGTCATCAATTAACCAGATTTGTGCATTATCTGTTAATGCCAGAATTAAACAGATAACAGTGCTTGCAGCAAACATCGGGACGATTGTAGTTATTATTTCATGTTTGTCTTTTTGTTTTTCGACCATTATGAGATAGACACTAAACCCAATTGTTCCTAAAATGACATAAATAGTACCCGTATTTATTTTTAATCCGTCGGAAATAGAAATTATTCCCAAACCCAGCAGCGCAATAAGCGAGGCCATCCATATTTTACCGGAAAAAACAGTTTTATACAACATCCACTTGAGCACAGGAACCAGAATTACACATATTCCGGCGATAAATGTACACTGAGATGCGGGCAGATATTCAAGACCTTTTGTCTGCAGAATTATCCCAAAGGTCAAAGGGAGCGAGAGCATAATTCCTCCTATAATACTTTTGCTATCAGTCTTTTTAAAAAATTTAACAAAGAATATAGAAAGAATAACGGCAGCGAGTGCTAATCTATAAACCAGAAAAACATATAGCGATCCTGCCGCTACTCCAATCTTAGTTACTGAGAATGAAATACCCCAAAATGCTGTGCCGAGTATTAAAAGGATAAGATATAATTTTTTCTTTTGCATGTTATAATTTGAAATATTCGAAAAAAACATTTTGATAATTGTTTTATATTATTATTAAATTGCAGACATGGATATACAGCAATTGAAATATTTTCTGGCTCTTGCCAAAGAGCTTCACTTTTGGAAAACGGCCGAAAAAATGAACATTACCCAATCTGCCCTGAGCCGACATATTATGTCTCTGGAGAATGAACTGGGGTTGCAGCTTTTTTTTAGAAACAAACGCAATGTCAAACTTACTGCTGCCGGCGCATTTTTACAGGAAAAGTGGACCACCGAACTTATTCAGTTTGAAGCTATTCAAAAACATGCCCGTCAAATTCATTTAGGCGAGCAGGGCTCTGTTTGTATAGCGCACCCAGACTCTATTTCTGCTTCGATCATACCCGATTTTATTAAAAATATTGCAGCTGTATTTCCTAAATTAAAAATTGAGCTGGTGCAGCTAACTTATGAACAGCAGGAAGATCAATTGAAAAACTACAAAATTGATCTGGCCTTCAGCCGTGAAAAAAATGAATCACCTGCTATTGATTCAAAAAATCTTGGCTCTGAAAACTTGTGCTTAGTTGTTCCTACCCACCATCACTTTATAACAATTGATGATGTTACCCATAAAAGTATTGCTGAAGAAAAATTCATTGCAACCAATGCAGGTTCCAGCAATAGTTATGACAGCATTATCAGTGATGTTTATAAACACTATCAAATTGACCCTGATTCGTATATTTCCTGCGAATTTGGATCTACCATTATTTCTTTAATTAAAAATGGTTTGGGTATTTCCATTTTGCCTGAATCTTACAGACTTCATCATCATGAAAATGTTCGATTTATTCCACTTACTTTCACTGCAAACCTGTATGTAAATTGGCGAAAAAACGATCCAAATACCCTGATCAGTACTATTCTTGAATTATTATAGAAAATAGTTACCTTACCATTTCGATATGTAATATGCCGTCTTCATCATAAGGTTCACCACTCTCCACAAACCCTATCGAATTGTAAAATTTTGACAAATGGCGTTGCGCACCTATACGTATAGTGGTTTCTTCAAAGAGTTTTTCACAAGCTTCAATAGACTTTTGCATGAGTTCCTTTCCCAAACCTATGCCTCTAAAAGCTGGAGCCGTGACTACACGACCAATTGAAATTTCGTTATAAGACAATCCCGCTGGCAGAAGTCTGGTGTATCCTGCAAGAATGCCATCCACCAAATAAAGATGGTGATAACTTTCCTGATCCTTATTGTCGATGTCCTGAAATACACAATTTTGCTCGACAACAAATACTTCGCTTCTCAACTGTAAGATCTGGTATAATTCGCTATTGGTTAATTCATTAAATGTTTTTATGAAAAAAGTTGTTCTCATTGTATTTACTTCTATTATCAAATTG contains:
- a CDS encoding cold-shock protein, with translation MQEGTVKFFNEEKGFGFITPNNGGDEVFVHASGLSENIRQNDEVRYDVEEGRKGPNAVNVVIA
- a CDS encoding DUF3575 domain-containing protein yields the protein MKKNFLLLIILSAFYSVNAQNGTDPYQKNNEIKLNALAPLWQSFQVGYERHLNHNSSLGLSFYYVFDNKKNEKDLNYSISPYYRRYFGKKYASGWFVEGFGMLASTDGKKIYTSEDHSIYTENPDVINFALGAGGGWKWVSKSGFLFEANVGYGGILINADKTDHTIVAKFGITAGYRF
- a CDS encoding AraC family transcriptional regulator; amino-acid sequence: MIYTTLLNIAIFQGIVLGLIILKSSIFNSNSNKYLAYLLFTLSIILLNHVFEIEDVLTAHPFLHFIDNIEWIFLLPPFLFLFIINRIDKIAKSKQKIYLYFTPFAFSAILNIARDLDHVAGIYTIPESNIYIFKILGLIHLILAVTFIPFLLCYSYFLIRHLKDPQEKKWIITLLTIISSSIFAFLIIYLTSLFIQFDLSATMSILALAATFIIHWTSYMGIYKYKLAKNKAAVYNFINQDLTISYSNTQMLEDVRVEEYRESITADNAYFQKLELLFKEQHIYTDSTLNREKVAEKLGISAGYVSLIVNTITEDNFANYINQYRVEAVKEMISNSDYDNYNLLAMGLESGFTSKATFYKAFKKHTGQTPNEFKNTSK
- a CDS encoding GNAT family N-acetyltransferase; protein product: MENFQIKKVSINDIVQLQEIGRKTFFETFSESNTEENMTKYLEEGFSVEKLSKEISEENSEFYFAAIDNVVVGYLKTNSGQSQTELQDNEGLEIERIYVLKEYHGKSAGQFLYDHAIQIAETNKLNFVWLGVWEENHRAISFYKKNGFVEFDKHIFVLGTDEQTDIMMKKNLKNQ
- a CDS encoding DMT family transporter; its protein translation is MQKKKLYLILLILGTAFWGISFSVTKIGVAAGSLYVFLVYRLALAAVILSIFFVKFFKKTDSKSIIGGIMLSLPLTFGIILQTKGLEYLPASQCTFIAGICVILVPVLKWMLYKTVFSGKIWMASLIALLGLGIISISDGLKINTGTIYVILGTIGFSVYLIMVEKQKDKHEIITTIVPMFAASTVICLILALTDNAQIWLIDDPNFWTAIMYCAVFSTAYMYAVSMISQNYLSAEKVAIIYLFEPVFGAFAAFIILDEPLTWKLILGGTLILIATLWSEIDIPVKKLVEDI
- a CDS encoding PhzF family phenazine biosynthesis protein, with product MKLNLYQIDAFTDKIFGGNQACVVPLEEWLSNEMLLKIANENAVAETAFFVDKGGKIHLRWFTPEIEMDLCGHATLATAHCLKQILGHKSDKIVFETLSGDLTVEVENGLYKMDFPSRMSLKANLPAVIENAISIKPKEVFKSRDYVLVYDNESQIRNMTIDRQIFDQINLDPGGVIVTEKGDNCDFVSRFFTPQASILEDPVTGSAHCSLIPLWAARLSKKELYTLQVSERLGELFCEDRGERVTISGRAKTYSIGNIWIE
- a CDS encoding LysR family transcriptional regulator is translated as MDIQQLKYFLALAKELHFWKTAEKMNITQSALSRHIMSLENELGLQLFFRNKRNVKLTAAGAFLQEKWTTELIQFEAIQKHARQIHLGEQGSVCIAHPDSISASIIPDFIKNIAAVFPKLKIELVQLTYEQQEDQLKNYKIDLAFSREKNESPAIDSKNLGSENLCLVVPTHHHFITIDDVTHKSIAEEKFIATNAGSSNSYDSIISDVYKHYQIDPDSYISCEFGSTIISLIKNGLGISILPESYRLHHHENVRFIPLTFTANLYVNWRKNDPNTLISTILELL
- a CDS encoding M23 family metallopeptidase translates to MKQIKSLGCFFAIIFMVLFTSCADMLMGDEGKYDEDIYLNYKTKTVLELPFEGDWYIVAGGKSLELNHHFMPNRHQRYALDIVHIINRRANTGDGTKNEDYYCFGKRLNAPGDGKIIAMENAIEDNVPGIKNGKQSLGNYIIIDHLNGEFSFMLHLKKNSIIVAVGDTVQRGQQVGLAGNSGYSTGPHLHYHLQTTSSLTTGVGLPMQFQNYYADDVFTERGEPITSQIVRKN
- a CDS encoding GNAT family N-acetyltransferase — encoded protein: MRTTFFIKTFNELTNSELYQILQLRSEVFVVEQNCVFQDIDNKDQESYHHLYLVDGILAGYTRLLPAGLSYNEISIGRVVTAPAFRGIGLGKELMQKSIEACEKLFEETTIRIGAQRHLSKFYNSIGFVESGEPYDEDGILHIEMVR
- a CDS encoding AraC family transcriptional regulator, giving the protein MFKSKANKYLAYAIFTLSILIANLVFEIIDLYSSIPFLRFLDDVEWAFLFPVLIFMFVIHQLNHPIRNSKKIRWLYAPFLYSAITNVFYDCDAVAHIFTIPHFLKNIIETIGSFDFYLVLVFMPFMAVYTFGFIKFSKDKQEKKWITFLWFLVYVLMLSWMVAILTGLLFEYDLSYVMQILALFATFLIHCTAYYGVFRYRLADNKAGIEELLNKKTLSEDEISVEEVILKKGNDANGLDLFTKENPYFKRLEILCEEHQIYKNSNLNREKVAEQLGISAGYVSQLINVITGDNFANYINNYRVEAVKEMILDSDYENYSLLAIGLESGFTSKTTFHNAFKKSTGMTPNSFRNTNK
- a CDS encoding transposase, whose product is MEKDQELRYVKRTQKDYSMSFKFQIVQEIEQGRTSISQVRKDYAIQSRSTIVQRLRKFGNFDWDNQTPSVMQKSPEQKIMELEAKVKLLEKQKAFLEQQAYVADKKSNFKD
- a CDS encoding GNAT family N-acetyltransferase, which produces MNQTEIKIRKAFEADSEKMWVLMKELAVFEKYIDVFAITPEIVKESGFRKSPADFYSFVADDNGQIAGMLVYYYLPYTTVNRPSIYLKELYVDAAYRGQKIGEQLMNALHVEAKLNNCAQIKWTVAPWNYAGKKFYERLGASENKDWLNYEWKV